In the Clostridium sporogenes genome, one interval contains:
- a CDS encoding carbohydrate ABC transporter permease, with product MTKNILKKSLIYIILVLGCIIILLPFLWMISTSLKPFNEIFLMPPKWIPSKIMWKNYGEVQSKIPLLKYFLNSVFITLGVTLGTLITTILAAFAFSKVKFWGRDVIFSTFIGTMMIPGEVILIPNYITISKVGWMNSYKALIIPWTISVFSIFLLRQFFFTIPEPLYRAAKIDGCSDFKFLWTIMVPLSKPALITIALLRIINSWNEFLWPLIVTNIPNMRTLPVGLMTFTSEAGADYHLLMAAATMIIIPILIVYFVLQKYIISSMTKSGIKG from the coding sequence ATGACAAAAAATATTTTAAAGAAATCTTTGATTTATATCATATTAGTATTAGGATGTATTATTATTTTGTTACCTTTCCTGTGGATGATAAGTACATCATTAAAGCCATTTAATGAAATATTTTTAATGCCACCTAAATGGATACCATCTAAAATAATGTGGAAAAATTATGGAGAAGTTCAAAGTAAAATACCTTTACTAAAATATTTTTTAAATAGTGTGTTTATAACTCTAGGTGTAACTTTAGGAACTCTTATCACTACTATTTTAGCAGCCTTTGCTTTTTCAAAAGTTAAGTTTTGGGGCAGGGACGTAATATTTTCTACATTTATTGGAACTATGATGATACCAGGAGAGGTTATATTAATACCTAATTACATAACTATATCCAAGGTAGGTTGGATGAATAGTTATAAAGCCTTAATAATACCCTGGACTATAAGTGTATTTTCTATATTTTTATTAAGACAATTTTTCTTTACTATCCCAGAACCTCTTTATAGGGCGGCAAAAATAGATGGGTGTAGTGATTTTAAATTTTTGTGGACCATAATGGTTCCGTTATCAAAGCCAGCGTTGATAACTATAGCATTACTTAGAATTATAAACAGCTGGAATGAATTTTTATGGCCACTTATTGTAACTAATATACCAAATATGAGAACACTTCCAGTAGGTCTTATGACATTTACATCAGAGGCTGGAGCAGACTATCATTTATTAATGGCTGCAGCTACTATGATAATAATCCCAATACTTATAGTTTATTTTGTATTACAAAAATATATAATATCTAGTATGACCAAATCTGGAATAAAGGGATAA
- a CDS encoding sugar ABC transporter permease yields MNNNKNLKSFVKGIMYIAPALVLLLIFNIYPIIKSFDMSFYTRYNYYKDIVYARGLDNFYYIFSDKEFLIAMKNTFIYVLYVMPISIILSLIIAILLNSNIKFRGFFRTVYFIPFITSTVAISMVWRWMYHADHGILNYLLQVIGLSPVKWLSDPKWSMPSLIILSVWKSLGYNIVIFLAGLQNIDEQYNLAAKLDGANKWERIKNITVPLLSPTIFFVCIMTLISSFKVFGEIFALFDKQPGPLNTCLTMVYYIYNKFYNQYQYGIASAAVFVLFIIISLFNFIQFYIGKKKVEYH; encoded by the coding sequence GTGAATAATAATAAAAACTTAAAATCCTTTGTAAAAGGTATTATGTATATAGCACCAGCTCTTGTACTACTTTTAATTTTTAATATTTATCCTATAATAAAATCCTTTGATATGAGCTTTTATACTCGTTATAACTACTATAAGGATATAGTTTATGCTAGGGGATTAGATAATTTTTATTACATATTTAGTGATAAAGAATTCTTAATAGCTATGAAAAATACTTTTATATATGTGCTTTATGTTATGCCTATATCTATTATTTTATCATTGATAATTGCCATTTTGTTAAATTCAAATATAAAATTTAGAGGTTTTTTTAGAACTGTATATTTTATACCTTTTATAACATCAACAGTAGCCATATCTATGGTTTGGAGATGGATGTATCATGCGGATCATGGAATTCTAAATTATTTATTACAAGTAATAGGATTATCTCCTGTTAAGTGGCTCTCAGATCCTAAATGGTCTATGCCTAGTTTAATTATATTAAGTGTATGGAAAAGTCTTGGTTACAATATAGTCATATTTTTAGCAGGACTTCAAAATATAGATGAGCAGTATAATTTAGCAGCTAAATTAGATGGAGCTAATAAGTGGGAAAGAATTAAAAATATAACTGTACCACTTTTATCACCAACTATATTTTTTGTATGCATAATGACTTTGATAAGCTCTTTTAAGGTTTTTGGAGAAATATTTGCCTTGTTTGATAAGCAACCTGGACCATTAAATACTTGCCTTACTATGGTATATTACATATACAACAAATTTTATAATCAGTATCAATATGGCATTGCATCTGCTGCAGTATTTGTTCTTTTTATAATAATAAGCCTATTTAACTTTATTCAATTTTATATAGGAAAGAAAAAAGTAGAATATCATTAA
- a CDS encoding ABC transporter ATP-binding protein, whose translation MNLKIENLTMKFKEVISVKDLNLDIEEGTIVTLLGPSGCGKSTTLYTIAGLYKPTKGNIYFNDRIIDSLEPEKRNIGMVFQNYALYPHMTVYKNIEFPLKMKKIKSKEANEKVEGIAKLVKIEDLLERKPSQLSGGQQQRVAIARALVKEPEILLLDEPLSNLDARLRIEMREEIRRIQKELNITTIFVTHDQEEAMTMSDKIALLKKGELQQYDKPENLYIKPKNLFVAKFLGNPPINILEGKVDKNSNSLKIFEGKTILPLDDFIKDKNIENGTYKIAIRCEDFILGEKDVSTIKGTIEMIEIIGRDTIIKVKVGNDYIRCIIPYENLNKNEKTVYLNIKKYKVHLFSFQDEKNILIKGEESE comes from the coding sequence ATGAATTTGAAAATTGAAAACCTTACTATGAAATTCAAAGAGGTCATTTCTGTAAAGGATTTAAATTTAGATATAGAAGAAGGGACTATTGTAACATTATTAGGTCCTAGTGGATGCGGTAAAAGCACTACATTATATACTATAGCTGGGCTGTACAAGCCTACTAAAGGAAATATATATTTTAATGATAGGATTATAGATAGTTTAGAGCCAGAGAAAAGAAATATAGGTATGGTTTTTCAAAATTATGCCCTATATCCTCATATGACTGTATATAAGAATATAGAATTTCCTTTAAAAATGAAAAAGATTAAATCTAAAGAAGCAAATGAAAAAGTAGAAGGTATAGCTAAATTGGTTAAAATAGAAGATTTATTAGAGAGAAAACCTTCACAGCTATCTGGGGGACAACAGCAAAGGGTGGCCATAGCAAGAGCCTTGGTTAAAGAACCTGAAATACTATTGTTAGACGAACCTTTATCTAATTTAGATGCTAGGCTTAGAATTGAAATGAGAGAAGAAATAAGGAGAATACAAAAAGAATTAAATATAACTACTATATTTGTTACTCATGATCAAGAAGAGGCTATGACAATGTCAGATAAAATTGCTTTATTAAAAAAAGGAGAACTTCAGCAATATGATAAACCAGAAAATTTATATATAAAACCTAAAAATTTATTTGTAGCTAAATTTTTAGGAAATCCACCTATAAATATTTTAGAAGGTAAAGTAGATAAAAATAGCAATTCTCTAAAAATTTTTGAAGGTAAAACCATATTACCTTTAGATGATTTTATTAAAGATAAAAATATAGAAAATGGCACATATAAAATTGCTATAAGATGTGAAGATTTTATACTAGGAGAAAAGGATGTGTCTACTATAAAAGGTACTATAGAAATGATAGAGATCATAGGGAGAGACACTATAATAAAGGTAAAAGTAGGTAATGATTATATAAGATGTATAATACCCTATGAAAATTTAAATAAAAATGAAAAAACAGTATATCTAAATATAAAAAAATATAAGGTGCATCTTTTTAGTTTTCAAGATGAAAAAAATATATTAATTAAAGGTGAAGAAAGTGAATAA
- a CDS encoding prolyl-tRNA synthetase associated domain-containing protein, whose protein sequence is MNKDKEKIYNILDELNIKYIKHNHKAVYTIEEVNNLQLDIEGQHCKNLFLRNRKGNIHYLLILCDEKMADLKALAKEIGSTPLSMASEERLYKHLGLTPGSVTPFGLINNSDRKVKVLIDKDLNHDDKINFHPNTNTATLTIDYEDFYKFLQWTGNEIKEVDI, encoded by the coding sequence ATGAACAAAGATAAAGAAAAAATATATAATATTTTAGATGAGCTAAACATTAAATATATTAAGCATAACCATAAGGCTGTTTATACAATAGAAGAGGTAAATAATTTACAATTGGATATAGAAGGTCAACACTGTAAAAACTTATTTCTTAGAAATAGAAAAGGAAATATCCATTATCTTCTTATTTTGTGTGATGAAAAAATGGCAGATTTAAAAGCTTTGGCAAAGGAAATAGGAAGTACACCTCTTTCTATGGCATCAGAAGAAAGGCTTTACAAGCATTTAGGACTTACCCCTGGAAGTGTTACTCCCTTTGGCCTTATAAATAATTCTGATAGAAAAGTAAAGGTACTTATAGATAAAGATTTAAACCATGATGATAAAATCAACTTTCATCCTAATACAAATACAGCTACTCTTACTATTGATTATGAGGATTTTTATAAATTCTTACAATGGACTGGAAATGAAATTAAAGAGGTAGATATTTAA
- a CDS encoding aldo/keto reductase, translated as MLYRKFGKTDEEVSILGFGCMRLPVINNDQAKIDEKEAIKQIRYAIDNGVNYIDTAYPYHEGASEFLVGKALKDGYRERVKLATKLPSWLIESREDMDKYLNEQLEKLQTDHIDFYLLHALNKQDWENLKKYNVFDFLEKAIEDGRIKYAGFSFHDELSLFKEIVDSYSWSFCQIQYNFIDENYQAGTKGLKYASQKGLAVVIMEPLRGGNLARVVPEDVKAIWNKAHIKRSPAQWGFRFLWNHPEVTVVLSGMERMEHIKENIKESNIGYANSLTKKELELINEVKQIYLDRIKVDCTNCRYCMPCPFGVNIPTNFKYLNMVSIYSNVKKQKKKYVNYLNKNEKASNCRKCGKCEEACPQNIKIRNMLQEVVKIFEP; from the coding sequence ATGTTATATAGAAAATTTGGAAAAACCGATGAAGAGGTTTCTATACTAGGGTTTGGGTGTATGAGACTTCCAGTAATAAATAATGATCAAGCTAAAATTGATGAAAAAGAAGCAATAAAACAAATAAGATATGCTATTGATAACGGAGTTAATTATATAGATACGGCTTATCCATATCATGAAGGTGCTAGTGAATTTTTAGTAGGAAAAGCTCTTAAAGATGGATATAGGGAAAGAGTAAAATTAGCTACTAAACTTCCTTCTTGGCTTATAGAAAGTAGAGAGGATATGGATAAATATTTAAATGAGCAGTTAGAAAAATTGCAAACAGATCATATAGATTTTTATCTTTTACATGCTCTAAATAAACAGGATTGGGAAAACTTAAAAAAATATAATGTATTTGATTTTTTAGAAAAAGCTATAGAAGATGGAAGAATAAAATATGCAGGTTTTTCTTTTCATGATGAATTATCTTTATTTAAGGAAATAGTAGATTCTTATAGTTGGAGTTTTTGTCAAATTCAATATAACTTTATAGATGAAAATTATCAAGCAGGTACAAAAGGACTTAAATATGCTTCACAAAAAGGGCTTGCAGTTGTAATAATGGAACCTTTAAGAGGTGGAAATTTAGCAAGAGTAGTTCCAGAGGATGTTAAAGCAATATGGAATAAAGCTCATATTAAGAGAAGTCCTGCTCAGTGGGGATTTAGATTTTTATGGAATCACCCAGAAGTGACTGTGGTATTAAGTGGTATGGAAAGAATGGAGCATATAAAAGAAAATATAAAAGAATCCAATATTGGGTATGCAAACTCATTAACAAAAAAGGAACTTGAATTAATTAATGAAGTTAAACAGATATATTTAGATAGAATAAAAGTTGATTGCACAAATTGTAGATATTGTATGCCATGTCCTTTTGGCGTAAATATACCTACAAACTTTAAGTACTTAAATATGGTTTCAATTTATAGTAATGTGAAAAAACAAAAGAAAAAGTATGTAAATTACTTAAACAAAAATGAAAAAGCTTCAAACTGTAGGAAATGTGGAAAATGTGAAGAAGCCTGTCCTCAGAATATTAAAATAAGAAATATGCTACAAGAAGTGGTTAAAATCTTTGAACCTTAA